Proteins from one Esox lucius isolate fEsoLuc1 chromosome 19, fEsoLuc1.pri, whole genome shotgun sequence genomic window:
- the slc38a8a gene encoding putative sodium-coupled neutral amino acid transporter 8a has protein sequence MPLSHPHPPKNFFTTIQHHPGFISLQTSNTRRKCRLRESETFFACLEQVWPSMEELARESISLLAKPTLSTDGPRLGSMGAILIMLKSALGAGLLNFPWAFAKAGGIHAAVAVEMVSLLFLISGLVILGYSSSISGQNTYQAVVKDVCGPAIGQLCEVVFVFNLFMISVAFLVIVSDQLEKLCISLYELITGLPEADMPNHWYTDPHFVLILLCVFFILPLSISKEISIQKYISILGTLAATYLTVAIIVKYHTRVDSEMHLSPLYSTGRSSWASMFSVIPTICFGFQCHEACIAIYSSMENKKLSHWVFISVMSMFFCLVIYSLTGVYGYLTFDKDVAADILMSYAGDDVLMIIARLLFGVSIITIYPIILLLGRSVIQDPLLSFRQRLHVVTESYENRSRVVLTVAWITVTLLIAMFVPDISKVISVIGGISAFFIFIFPGLCLVFAMQSEPVSIQTRVVLTTWGMITLICGAFIFGQSTTVAIMQLFNTIYP, from the exons ATGCCATTAAGCCACCCGCACCCACCAAAGAATTTCTTTACAACCATACAACATCATCCAGGCTTTATCAGCTTGCAGACATCAAACACGAGGAGAAAATGCCGACTGAGG GAGTCAGAGACATTTTTTGCGTGTTTGGAGCAAGTCTGGCCGAGCATGGAGGAGTTAGCGAGAGAAAGCATCAGCTTGCTGGCCAAGCCCACGCTGAGTACGGATGGCCCAAGACTAGGATCTATGGGAGCAATTCTCATCATGCTAAAATCTGCACTTGGTGCAGGACTTCTCAATTTCCCTTGGGCTTTTGCCAAAGCTGGGGGAATTCATGCCGCAGTCGCCGTGGAAATG GTGTCCCTGTTGTTCCTCATCAGTGGGCTGGTGATTCTGGGCTACTCCTCCTCCATCAGTGGTCAGAACACATACCAGGCTGTGGTTAAGGACGTTTGTGGGCCTGCCATCGGGCAGCTCTGTGAGgttgtctttgtctttaaccTCTTCATGATCTCCGTGGCCTTCCTGGTCATAGTGTCGGACCAGCTGGAGAAAT tgtgCATCTCTCTGTATGAGTTGATAACTGGACTGCCTGAAGCAGACATGCCCAACCACTGGTACACAGACCCGCATTTTGTCCTCATTCTCCTGTGTGTCTTcttcatcctccctctctccatctctaaaGAAATCAGTATTCAGAAGTACATCAG TATTTTAGGTACTCTCGCGGCTACATACCTAACAGTTgccatcattgtgaaatatcACACACGAGTTGACAGTGAGATGCATCTATCACCTCTGTATAGTACTGG AAGAAGCTCTTGGGCTTCGATGTTCAGTGTCATCCCTACCATCTGCTTTGGCTTTCAG tgtcaCGAGGCCTGCATCGCCATCTACAGCAGCATggagaacaagaagctctcccACTGGGTGTTTATCTCTGTGATGTCCATGTTCTTCTGCCTGGTCATTTATTCTCTAACTG GTGTTTATGGATACCTGACATTTGACAAGGACGTTGCAGCAGATATTCTCATGTCATACGCTGGGGATGATGTACTTATGATCATTGCCAGGCTGCTCTTTGGTGTCTCCATCATCACAATCTACCCCATCATCCTCCTGCTTGGAAG GTCAGTGATTCAGGACCCACTGCTGAGTTTCCGTCAGCGCCTCCATGTGGTGACGGAGTCATATGAGAACCGTAGCCGCGTTGTGCTGACAGTAGCCTGGATTACCGTCACCCTCCTCATTGCCATGTTCGTCCCAGATATCAGCAAAGTTATCAGCGTCATTGGAGGAATCAgcgcatttttcattttcatcttcCCAG GACTATGTCTAGTGTTTGCAATGCAGTCAGAGCCAGTATCAATCCAAACAAG GGTGGTCCTTACAACGTGGGGAATGATCACTCTTATCTGTGGAGCCTTCATCTTTGGACAGAGCACCACTGTCGCAATCATGCAGCTTTTCAATACCATCTATCCGTAG